The sequence ataaaattaaatcattatAATGGAAGAATGAAGTTAGATCACAAACATAGAACAAGCAATCCGTATATAAATCATAGGCATTTTACTTTTAACAATgccgaaaaaaataaataaataaaactattgtAAGTCAATACGTATGGAAAAAGGATTATTGGTTAGACACTGGgacaaaaaaattcaagaaatgTGAACTTATAAAGGAAAGATGCATAAACCAAACCCATATATTCGTCATTACAATCTCCTGTGCGTCCTCAAGCTGCCATACCAGATAGTATTGACAATTTGACAGATTTACATACTTATATAATCTCGATTGGTTCCTTTTTCTTAGTGTGGTTGAaatgtaattattataataacaataatattggagagaacaaatttatttgttaaatgttTAGATATCAAATCTTACTCTGTATTCATATGTAGGTTTTTTTATCATTGGCATTTTGTTGtgtattcaaaaattttgtaaaCAATTTGGTGACTTTAGTACTGTTATAATGACTATAAAGGTGCCAATAAAAGGCGCTAAGATCATGAATTAAGGATTAGGTTACAATTTGCCGACTCGAATCAcgtttttaaatcaaataatcatTGCTAAGTTGAACAGtatatgagaaaataaaataatggaaaTCATCATCAACTTCAAAATTTGACAGTTGAATAAGAACAAGTTGCTTACCCTTTGAGCTCAGAGTATGTCAATTGGGGCCAGATATTCCTTTTCATGAATCATAGTACATATACTATATGTGAAAAAAGATCCTATGTAGatcccattatatatatatatatatttgtaacaaaacaataaatcaaaGATTCATGCAAAACGATACagtcaatatattattttatctaccTCAAgactgttgaagtgtggcaattttgccacttgatggtgcatgtcaccggcgagcatgcacaccttggtatcacctcctttccttttatgagtttatatttttgtatgtttttaattgattcaaggtatattttgataatgttttgtgcctaactTATGTATGCAGAAATataggcaaaactatgcacaaaatagtaggaacattatgcttgaaatgcctatggtgctggattcataatttccagcaacataggtacACTGTTGATCTTATATCTTAGGTTGCAAATgggttttgggctgaaattttgagatgtctacagacatatatagaagactatggttcaaatttcaagtcaaaatgacatggggaagtccattttctattccaaacagattgctgtatctgatggacccagtatgcagagtatgggtcagttttggagctgtttcgTCCATGATCTGGTTCCAAAACTTttctagctcttggaacaatatttgttgatgaccaaggatgattcaaaccaagtttcataagcagatacaaaggggaactaagtaggtgaagctagtttggttgtttatccaaactagttaaacaataggaacttagttcaaactatgtgccactttttactatatttggaatagacatgttgcagctggtttttacctcttttgtgtataaaaagttaggtgttgaccattttagcttttaaatttcaaatactttactcattttgtaagctcacatgcttggcatgtgtgaactagttgtaatttcaagcttatattgttaaatgaatgagatggctacacatctaagcctcattttcaaaaaccaacgtggtccccttcttcttatctcttcttcaacatgtTAGAATACTCTacgaaccctaaaaaccagaaaacaccataaccaaagcCTAAAAACataactcacacacaaccattcccaagagcatcaccaaaagcttgcttgttgctaacacttcaagctagcttgctcttggtcataaccttctcaccccaacaaagacACAATAATGCATTTCTTTAGAGATTGATGTCAACAGATAGATATGTTACAAATCCCCTTAAACTTCAATTGGCCAATAATAGTTTCAATTATTGATTTCCCTCTCAGATcaacattttaatatttcaaaatcaatttttctaTATGTCAGGTTAAATGACATAGATTAGACAAAATAAGTATAAGTTTGGATTTTACTCTGTGGTTctaagaaaaaaacaagaaaagaaagtaataATCGATTAAAAAAAGGGCCATTAAAGTTTTAGGTGTTGCCCAACTTTTATGTTGACATTACTTCACAGAATACAAAATTCCTCAACAACCTAATGGACTAAATAAATGGAGATCCGAGATTTACTGGTACCTAGAGAACACCATGAAAGGGCCATTACTAGAATTATCATTAAAGAACTCCATGAAAGTGTCACTAGAACAATCATTCGAAAGAGCCACTGGGAATgcaaattttaaagattttccACCTTTATGAAACAATATAAGTTATGATTTTACTTCTTCGCTGTGATtctaaggaaaagaaaagtcaaaattacagaaaaaattagaaagagatCTGGAGTAGTCGAATTTAGAGGATGAAGGCGATGGCCACTTAATGGGTTGACTAGAAGGTCTTCTTCTGCAGTTAATGGGTTTGCTTGCTCGGGAAAGCAGAGGTTGAGCaggagttttcttttttttttttttttttttgttttaaatgggATTGTGGGTTTTTTTggggaagaaggaagaaaggaaaacaaaggTAGAGCAGGAGGTTTTTTTCCAATGGTATTATGGGTTTTCCCGGGGAAGAAGgaggaaaagaaagcaaaagcaATTTCTTATTTTCACTTAAGGCAAAATGGAAACTAGtgggtaggaaaaaaaaataaaataaaataaaatcagaagGAGAGGGTAAATATCGTTAAGCACCTATTTGGGTGAATATTGGGCTAAATTGCCCTAATTTCACACACCTTTGGAACTATTCTTATTTAGGAAGTGGTAATGAAGGAATTATTTAACTCTGTGTTTGGAAGTGATTTCTAAAAATTActttaattcatttttcaataattatcgaattgatatttgtattaaattactaaataggtgattttacattttttaaccaaattatgaATCCTTTTTATCCATTTGAAAGTGGTTTTAACAGACATTAATTGTTACTTTTAAAATCACTAaataagagattttttttaaatacaaaacttCGTTTGATGAACTTATCAAATTAAGGcttaaaagcttaaaaaaaaatcatcaaattaaggcttaaaagcttaaaaaatcatcaaattaaGGCCTTAATGAagtgattttttaaaatcatcaaagcCTTGATTTCAAAACCTCTTCTTCCAACCACTGCCGCCTAAACTCGTAGTTATTCTAGTCACTGGGTTGTATtcgatttttttgtttttgttttagatGGTAAAGCAGTTTGATGGGAAATGTAATATTTACACACTATCAATGTAGTTCACCAAAGTATTTGATAAATCATCCTACTTCTATATTTAATCCATCTAAGCATCAGTTAAAAAGAAGTTATATCTCATTCAAAATATCGTTAAATTAGACTCATCTAATCGCTAAGCTCATTTCTTAAAAATCATGGTCAACTACCTTGTTACAAGCAACTCGACCCAGGCATTATTTATACAATTAATTCCAAAGATGCAACTGACTTAttcaaccagaaaaaaaaatagaaataaaaacattcatcTGACTTGAGCAATGAGCATGGTTATGGTTAGTGCCACACCTTCTTGACCTCATTTGTATCATGTGGCAGCATCACTTGTTCATCAATAATAAAGAAGCGTGTCAAACATCGATTCTTATGTTTTTCAAATTaacaaattctttctttttatttggtagATTTGAGTTTGAGGTACTGCAGTCAGTACAGGACAAAATATCGTATATGCAAATAAACAAGGGACCAAGACGTCAAATTAGGGAActgttaattaaaatatatatatatttatatgattttaaagtTACTTCTATATGGCatatagctttttatttttttaattttttattttttgtctaaatGTGACACTTAATTATATGGGTAttgaaattttctaatttgtataGTAGGACGATGAATCAGCATTTAAATAACATGGAAGAGGTCAAATAGTTTTTGAGATCGGAAAGGGGGAGATTGAGTTTCATCTTCCTTCTGATTCTATATAGCAAAGATGGAGTTCCAAATGCATTACAAAGTTTCCAATAAACGATATTTATCTTTTCGGCGTTGTTTGGTTCGTGCCAAATTTGGTGTAAATCTCATATCCTTcggaaaagtaaattttttaagtGTTTGAATGGTTTTTTGCAGGAAGAAAAGTTGGGCCAATGAGGAATCATTTTTCCAATAATATGATAAATCTTACCCTTACTTCtaatgcatattttttttttttttccttaatcgCCAAACACtatgaaagaaaattgattccttataaactaatttatgaaaaacaaattagtAAAAAACAGTTAATTTTTCTCAAACTTTGTCATGTAGAAAATATGAAGCCTTATGTGATTCGATAATTATAAAACTTGTAATTATGTTCTATATTTATAAAGGAAAGAATAACAAAAATCAATTCacacattttttaaattattggtgcTGAGTTATTAAATGGAActtattatgcaaaataaataattagcataaactataataaataagagaatgaaaataagaaaataaataaacaagggtgataaataaaacatatgaaAACAGACAACAAGAAATATGATCCCAAATTGCCTTAGCAGTcgaattaaaaattttacacaaataactttattttattttattctatttatttattttggtaaatataggtaaccttattttgattttgaacaTACAATACTACAACATCGAGCAATGAGCATATAGTTTGTCATATTTTTTGTACTAGAAGATCTACACCATGTTCAGGATGCAAAGCAAACCATAAATAGGGGAGTGACGATATTTGGGAGAAACAGAGAGAGTGAAATTGGACACAATGAGTGCAAAGAGTATTTTCAGTTCCACCATAGCTAAGCTCTGTCCGGGACGTACTCGGCCACCAACACCAAACGGCAAGTAGGCATGAGGACACTTGCAAGCCCCTGAAACTCCATTGGCAAACCTTTCAGGATTGAACTTGTGAGCATCAGGACCCCATAATGCGGGATCTCTGTGCAACTCTAGCATCCATATCCATATGTTTACACCTTTCGGGACCAACATTTCCCCCACCTTCACATCTTCCAAGGCTTGCCTTGACACAAATATGACTACCGGGTATAGCCGCAGCACCTCTTGAATAACCATTTTCATCTGCAAAagacatttaatttaattcatcaaatattTATCAGTTACACGAAGtagttgttaaattattattttcacaaaaatttAAGATATTATAAAATGTATTATCTACGATGTAGATATACCATTTTCATCTTGTTAAGCATATTAGCATCGATGATGTTATGACCGCCGCCACAAACTTGCTGAACCTCTGAGCGTAGACACGCTTGCCACTCGGGATGCAAAGCTAATAGCATCAAACCCCACATTGCCGCAACAGCAGGAACTTCAGATCCTGCCAAGAAGAGATTTTTGCAATTGTCTACTATATATTGATCCTCAGCGGTCGGCCCAAGCTTAGCATTCTTGGCACCTTCCATGATCACTTTTAACATGTTCTCATCATGATGAGGTCTTCCAATATGTTTGTTCTTTATGTCAATGATTATGgagtttatttctttttctagtcTCCACACTTCCATGTTTTTCTTGGTGGGAAGAAATCTGCCAAGGTTAAGGTGAATTATTCAGAAATTTGTAGGTCCAAACATTAAAAATTGAgtctattatattataatgaatTAATGTAGGACAAGTTTATAGACCTTGAGAAGGGAATCCCATTGAGTATTGTGGGTGAAGCCATGGCCTTAAGAAGAGCTCCATGCTTGGGGAATATGGTGTTTCCTTCTTCATAGTTGCTTCCAAACAAAATCTTAGATATTACAGTTGAAGAGAAGCTTCTCACATAGTCATGGATAGGTAAATCTACAACCCCATctgtttgattaattttgctTTCCCAACTATTAACTAGTGTATTTGCAGATTCCACCATTAGGTTCACCATATCCTGCATTATATAGGTTCCAAGTCCAATAGTTTCAATacgaaattaaaatttatcttataCATAAAGACTATCTGCACAGCTGAGTCCAGTAGCAAATTAAGCGACGTCTTCTTGGATAATAATCCCAAATTGAATCTCATCATCATCAAAGCAATAATAGTAAGTAAGAGTATGGTGACTGACCTTAATTTTGTACATGTATAGATGGGAAGATACAGTTTTTCTTTGGTGGGCCCAAAGTGCACCATTTGTTGAAATGAGACCCTTGCCTAATAAAGGACCTCTATCCTTCTGAAGATAAGCAGGCTTTCCCAAGTCCAACGATTTGAAGATGCTGAATTCTTTTACTAGTATAACATCACAAACATACAATATTTGCGTCCCTCCAAGGGCAAAAATGAACGTTCTTCCTGTTGTGTATTTGATAAGCTACATCAAACcatagtttttcttttcttttcacaaaaaggggcaaaaaaagaaaaaaaaaagccctataatttttctttactttttccattgtattattttgaaagaacaaaaaacagGTCATAAAAAACTTGGCATTGAGgaaataacaatttaaacaaaCAATTAAAGAGAACAGTAAATTAAAGTTATAAATTAGTTAAAAGAACGAACAGCttatagtaatatatattcagatttattaattatactTGAAAGTTCTTTAATtacaaatgtaacaccccgtcccaaatcgcaccggaatccgtgcacgttgaccgaggttgaccgttgaccgttgaccgaagggggtcaaaagttgactttttgactcggtgagaattttgagttgactagggtaccgtggcgaagtgcatgacg comes from Ziziphus jujuba cultivar Dongzao chromosome 6, ASM3175591v1 and encodes:
- the LOC132803952 gene encoding cytochrome P450 714C2-like, whose product is MEEAFSIKSTSMFWVFIGCLLLMMTYIYYILGVKPEIIRSKFRKQGINGPLPSILLGNVPQIKQILSRTSANDHVKEKLSIDHSLSLFPYLKQWAKQFGRTFIFALGGTQILYVCDVILVKEFSIFKSLDLGKPAYLQKDRGPLLGKGLISTNGALWAHQRKTVSSHLYMYKIKDMVNLMVESANTLVNSWESKINQTDGVVDLPIHDYVRSFSSTVISKILFGSNYEEGNTIFPKHGALLKAMASPTILNGIPFSRFLPTKKNMEVWRLEKEINSIIIDIKNKHIGRPHHDENMLKVIMEGAKNAKLGPTAEDQYIVDNCKNLFLAGSEVPAVAAMWGLMLLALHPEWQACLRSEVQQVCGGGHNIIDANMLNKMKMMKMVIQEVLRLYPVVIFVSRQALEDVKVGEMLVPKGVNIWIWMLELHRDPALWGPDAHKFNPERFANGVSGACKCPHAYLPFGVGGRVRPGQSLAMVELKILFALIVSNFTLSVSPKYRHSPIYGLLCILNMV